The following coding sequences lie in one Komagataeibacter sucrofermentans DSM 15973 genomic window:
- the lptG gene encoding LPS export ABC transporter permease LptG — MNMAFTLSLYIARQFTYATLAVIAFLTGLITMFDFIDLLRRVSTRPNVPTSLVSEIAFLHIPFACLEILPFGVLLGGIICFWRLARTSELVVARAAGISAWQFLAGPVICAMLIGTVATTAISPLSSVMYRRAEVLDQQYLRDNNGKTLNMTGGTLWLRQSDNGLVSHGMAIIHARKVRLSGGVLHVGEITVFRMGPDDDLITRIEAERGYLGKGRWILTTARLLRPDEMPEAMGEVTLPADLTLAGVEESFASPDTLSVWALPGFIRQLKRSGFSTIRHRLHFQTLLTLPVLSGTMALVAAGFSMRPARRGGVVRMISFGVAAGFALFAISKIAAQFGETGTLPPLLAAWAPTVAGLCLAVTLLLHLEDG, encoded by the coding sequence ATGAACATGGCCTTTACGCTCTCGCTCTACATCGCGCGGCAGTTCACCTATGCCACGCTGGCCGTGATCGCCTTCCTGACCGGGCTGATCACGATGTTCGATTTCATCGACCTGCTGCGCCGGGTCTCGACGCGCCCCAACGTGCCGACCTCGCTGGTCAGCGAGATCGCGTTCCTGCACATTCCCTTCGCCTGCCTCGAGATCCTGCCCTTTGGCGTACTGCTTGGCGGCATCATCTGCTTCTGGCGGCTTGCCCGCACGTCGGAGCTGGTGGTGGCGCGGGCGGCAGGCATATCGGCATGGCAGTTCCTGGCAGGCCCGGTCATCTGCGCCATGCTGATCGGCACGGTGGCGACAACCGCCATCTCGCCGCTTTCCTCTGTCATGTACCGCCGCGCGGAGGTACTCGACCAGCAATACCTGCGTGACAATAACGGCAAGACGCTCAACATGACCGGCGGCACGCTGTGGCTGCGCCAGAGCGATAACGGGCTGGTCAGCCATGGCATGGCCATCATCCATGCCCGCAAGGTCAGGCTCAGTGGCGGGGTGCTGCATGTGGGGGAGATTACCGTCTTCCGCATGGGGCCTGATGATGACCTGATCACCCGCATCGAGGCCGAGCGCGGCTATCTGGGCAAGGGGCGATGGATCCTGACCACGGCCCGCCTGCTGCGCCCCGACGAGATGCCCGAGGCGATGGGCGAGGTCACGCTCCCCGCCGACCTGACCCTGGCCGGGGTGGAGGAAAGCTTTGCCTCGCCCGATACGCTGTCCGTCTGGGCGCTGCCGGGCTTTATCCGCCAGCTCAAGCGCTCGGGCTTTTCCACCATCCGCCACCGGCTGCATTTCCAGACCCTGCTCACGCTGCCGGTGCTGTCGGGCACCATGGCGCTGGTGGCGGCGGGTTTTTCCATGCGGCCCGCGCGGCGCGGCGGCGTGGTGCGCATGATCAGCTTTGGCGTGGCTGCCGGTTTTGCGCTGTTCGCCATCTCAAAGATCGCGGCGCAGTTTGGTGAAACGGGAACCCTGCCACCGCTTCTGGCCGCATGGGCGCCCACCGTGGCCGGGCTTTGTCTTGCAGTCACGCTACTTCTTCATCTAGAGGACGGTTAA
- the lptF gene encoding LPS export ABC transporter permease LptF, whose product MTALRPGPDRLAPRLSILDRYMLRQLLLALAASTGALATLIWLTQSLHFVSLVVGRGLSLRVFLELTSLLIPSFVAVILPITTFVVVQFIYQRFGTDRELTVMQAAGLSPFMMARPGLICAAIATGACLLLNVWVVPVSYHAFRQYEFQIRNRMAAFLIQDGVFTQVSDSMTVYIRARDKDGTLHGIMVEDDRTPGAEATILAEEGNLVIVGDQPRVVLFNGSRQEIDAHTGRLNVLTFARNTIDLSSPHGNHTRQPDANELPIAQLLHPDMHLYSRRDESKMVIEAWRRLSTPFCAFSFAMIGLLGAMGGNYSRQASIIRPVLAILGVVAVQALTLAVQNLASRNLQLMPLMWICTLTPGLICAALLFWPEFRADREKPAPAGNPRP is encoded by the coding sequence ATGACTGCCCTCCGCCCTGGTCCCGACCGTCTTGCACCACGCCTGTCGATTCTGGATCGTTACATGCTGCGCCAGCTCCTGCTGGCGCTGGCAGCGAGCACGGGCGCGCTGGCAACCCTGATCTGGCTGACCCAGTCGCTGCATTTCGTCTCGCTGGTGGTGGGGCGCGGGCTTTCGCTGCGCGTGTTCCTGGAACTGACCAGCCTGCTCATCCCCTCCTTCGTGGCGGTGATCCTGCCCATCACCACCTTTGTCGTGGTGCAGTTCATCTACCAGCGTTTCGGCACCGACCGCGAACTGACCGTGATGCAGGCTGCCGGCCTCTCGCCCTTCATGATGGCGCGACCGGGACTGATATGCGCCGCCATCGCCACCGGGGCGTGCCTGCTGCTCAACGTATGGGTGGTGCCGGTCTCGTACCACGCCTTCCGGCAATACGAATTCCAGATCCGCAACCGCATGGCCGCCTTCCTGATTCAGGATGGCGTGTTCACGCAGGTATCGGACAGCATGACGGTCTATATCCGCGCGCGCGACAAGGACGGCACGCTGCATGGCATCATGGTGGAAGATGACCGCACCCCCGGCGCCGAGGCCACCATCCTGGCCGAGGAAGGCAACCTCGTCATCGTGGGCGACCAGCCGCGCGTGGTACTGTTCAACGGCTCGCGGCAGGAAATCGACGCCCATACGGGCCGGCTCAACGTGCTCACCTTCGCGCGCAACACCATCGACCTGTCCAGCCCGCACGGCAACCACACCCGCCAGCCCGATGCCAATGAACTGCCGATAGCCCAGCTGCTGCACCCGGACATGCACCTCTATTCCCGCCGCGATGAAAGCAAGATGGTCATCGAGGCGTGGCGCAGGCTGAGCACGCCGTTCTGCGCCTTCTCGTTCGCCATGATCGGGCTGCTTGGCGCGATGGGGGGCAATTATTCCCGCCAGGCCAGCATCATCCGCCCGGTGCTGGCCATCCTTGGCGTGGTGGCCGTGCAGGCCCTCACGCTGGCGGTGCAGAACCTGGCCTCGCGCAACCTGCAGCTCATGCCGCTGATGTGGATCTGCACGCTCACCCCCGGCCTGATCTGCGCAGCACTCCTGTTCTGGCCCGAATTCCGCGCCGACCGCGAAAAACCTGCCCCGGCGGGCAACCCACGCCCATGA